One region of Bacillota bacterium genomic DNA includes:
- a CDS encoding prepilin-type N-terminal cleavage/methylation domain-containing protein: MNTGHDHSPQLQCENDGGFTLVELLIVVFIIGLVGLIVLPSPGQSHGQRELDRAARLLVADMTMVQQAAIAHGKTCRMEFSTGTQNRYTICIPGENTTKRLPEGIKICANNFPITEPGAYRLLSFNRRGAPNRAGTVALEDERGSCLYIIVFLSTGRIRISEDPPENW; encoded by the coding sequence ATGAACACGGGCCATGATCATTCCCCGCAGTTGCAGTGCGAAAATGACGGCGGTTTCACCCTGGTGGAACTTCTCATCGTGGTTTTCATCATCGGGCTGGTTGGCCTGATCGTTCTTCCCTCGCCCGGACAGTCACATGGGCAGCGGGAATTGGATCGGGCGGCGCGCCTTCTGGTTGCAGATATGACCATGGTTCAGCAGGCGGCTATCGCCCACGGAAAGACCTGCCGCATGGAATTTTCCACGGGGACGCAGAACCGATATACGATCTGCATACCGGGAGAAAATACAACAAAGAGGTTGCCGGAGGGGATCAAAATCTGCGCCAACAATTTCCCCATCACCGAACCGGGCGCCTACCGCCTGCTCTCTTTCAATCGACGGGGCGCTCCCAATCGTGCCGGGACCGTTGCCCTGGAAGATGAACGCGGCAGCTGTCTTTACATCATCGTTTTCCTCTCCACGGGGAGGATCCGCATTTCGGAAGATCCTCCCGAAAATTGGTAG
- a CDS encoding shikimate kinase, whose amino-acid sequence MNMIIANRDIILTGFMGTGKSAVGKSLADLMGRTFLDTDTEVERVARKTIAALFAEDGENHFRRLETRAIEELERYPRGELVIATGGGAILLERNRRLLQARGPVVLLRATPEEIYRRIYGAGDGPERPLLDVDDPRERIEELLSRREPLYMNLATVTILTDGKTPGESAREICAALEIDFPE is encoded by the coding sequence ATGAATATGATCATTGCCAACAGGGACATCATATTGACAGGTTTTATGGGAACGGGAAAGAGTGCGGTTGGAAAAAGCCTCGCCGATCTGATGGGTCGCACTTTTTTGGATACAGATACCGAGGTGGAACGTGTTGCCCGGAAAACGATAGCTGCCCTCTTTGCCGAGGACGGAGAAAATCATTTCCGCCGTCTGGAGACCAGGGCCATCGAGGAATTGGAGCGTTACCCGCGCGGCGAACTGGTCATTGCAACCGGCGGCGGGGCTATCCTGCTGGAAAGAAACCGCCGCCTTCTACAGGCGCGGGGGCCGGTTGTTCTCCTGCGTGCCACGCCGGAGGAGATATATCGGCGAATATACGGGGCGGGAGATGGACCGGAACGGCCGCTTCTTGATGTGGATGATCCCCGGGAGCGCATCGAGGAACTGCTGTCCCGGCGCGAGCCTCTGTACATGAACCTTGCCACCGTGACCATTTTGACCGATGGGAAGACGCCCGGGGAGTCTGCCCGGGAGATATGTGCAGCGCTGGAGATCGATTTCCCGGAATAA
- the aroQ gene encoding type II 3-dehydroquinate dehydratase yields MVLHGPNLNLLGRREPEIYGRVTLEEINASLNKLAAEIGVVLSIHQSNHEGELIDLIQGAATEARGILINPAALSHYSIGLHDALKAVDLPVVEVHLSNIYGRESFRSRSVVSPAANGVISGFGKESYLMGLRALSALI; encoded by the coding sequence ATGGTTTTGCACGGGCCCAACCTCAATCTGCTGGGTAGGCGCGAACCTGAAATCTACGGCCGCGTGACTCTGGAAGAGATAAACGCGTCGCTCAACAAGTTGGCGGCAGAGATAGGCGTGGTTCTTTCCATCCATCAGTCCAACCATGAGGGGGAATTGATCGATCTCATCCAGGGGGCGGCGACGGAGGCCAGGGGGATCCTTATCAACCCGGCAGCACTGAGCCATTACAGCATAGGGTTGCATGATGCACTGAAGGCGGTGGACCTTCCCGTGGTGGAGGTTCACCTTTCCAACATTTACGGGCGAGAATCTTTCCGCAGCAGATCGGTCGTCTCCCCGGCGGCCAATGGTGTGATCAGCGGCTTCGGAAAGGAGAGCTATCTCATGGGCCTGCGGGCCCTGAGTGCCCTGATTTGA
- a CDS encoding aminopeptidase P family protein: protein MAHLQLDAFLISSPANCFYLSGFEGSRGYLLISADSSFLLTDFRYLEQAGIQAPHMELVTLDKHFSEVVAALIEDEGWSDLGVESERITYKEYCWLKERVNVPLKAQQQLVEELRAVKDEVEIAIIREAARITDEALEEIVPLIRPGIREKDLALELEYVLRKKGGSGPAFDFIVASGRRSAWPHGRATDKKLAADELVTIDFGVKLNGYASDMTRTFYLGTPGKKHEEIWNLLLEAQRAAMEGVRQGVTGQEVDRLAREMITRAGYGQYFGHGLGHGVGLEPHEQPTLSTKGKEILAPGMVITIEPGIYIGGWGGARIEDMVLVTGEGAETLTHSSRNLTLQI from the coding sequence ATGGCCCACCTGCAGCTTGACGCTTTCCTGATCTCATCCCCGGCCAACTGTTTTTATCTGAGCGGGTTTGAAGGTTCCAGGGGCTATCTGCTGATCAGTGCAGACAGTTCATTTCTGTTGACCGACTTCCGTTACCTCGAGCAGGCAGGAATCCAGGCGCCGCATATGGAGCTGGTCACCCTTGATAAACACTTCAGCGAGGTTGTAGCCGCGCTGATCGAGGACGAGGGGTGGAGCGACCTGGGGGTGGAGAGCGAGCGGATCACCTACAAGGAATACTGCTGGTTGAAAGAAAGAGTCAACGTTCCCCTCAAAGCGCAGCAACAGCTTGTTGAAGAACTTCGGGCGGTGAAGGATGAGGTCGAGATTGCTATCATCAGGGAGGCCGCACGCATAACGGACGAGGCTCTTGAAGAAATCGTTCCCCTGATCCGGCCGGGGATCAGGGAGAAGGATCTGGCCCTGGAGCTTGAATATGTCCTGAGGAAGAAGGGTGGGTCGGGCCCGGCCTTTGATTTCATCGTCGCCTCCGGTCGCCGCAGCGCATGGCCCCACGGGAGGGCCACGGACAAAAAGCTGGCGGCGGACGAACTTGTGACCATCGATTTTGGCGTCAAACTGAACGGCTATGCCTCCGACATGACACGAACGTTTTATCTGGGTACCCCCGGAAAGAAACATGAAGAGATCTGGAACCTGTTGCTGGAAGCGCAGCGGGCAGCGATGGAAGGTGTGAGGCAAGGGGTAACGGGGCAGGAGGTTGATCGGCTGGCGCGGGAGATGATCACCCGGGCCGGTTACGGCCAGTACTTTGGCCACGGGCTGGGGCACGGTGTGGGGCTGGAGCCGCACGAGCAGCCCACGTTATCCACAAAAGGGAAGGAGATACTGGCTCCCGGCATGGTCATAACCATAGAGCCGGGAATATATATTGGCGGTTGGGGAGGGGCCCGCATCGAGGATATGGTGCTGGTGACCGGGGAGGGAGCCGAGACCCTGACGCATAGTTCCCGCAATCTGACATTGCAGATATAA